Within Candidatus Zixiibacteriota bacterium, the genomic segment TTAAATTATGCCGGCAAGCCAAAGATCTGATAGCCAAAAAGGAATCTCAACGAGAGATAGAAATAGAAAAAGTAGTTCGCGGCACTGAATTGCCTCCGGGAGTAGTACAGCTTGTCAAAGTGAAGATAGCGATTAAACGGCATCTCTCCGTTGGCGATAAAATGGCTGGCCGCCATGGAAATAAAGGCGTAATTGCCAAAATTGTGCCGATTGAAGATATGCCGTATTTACCTGACGGCACTCCTTTGGACATCCTCTTGAATCCATTGGGCGTGCCATCACGTATGAATGTTGGCCAGCTTCTTGAAACACATCTTGGCTGGGCTGCTAAAGAATTGGGACTGAAAATAGCTACGCCTGTTTTTGATGGTGCAACCGAAGCTCAAATCAAAGAATACTTGAAAAAAGCCGGACTTCCCGAAAACGGCAAATCTGTCGTCTATGATGGTTTTACCGGCGAACCGTTTGCCAATGAAATTACGATTGGCTGCATTTACATGATGAAGCTCTCACATTTGGTTGACGACAAGATACATGCCCGTTCCATCGGACCATACTCGTTAGTTACGCAGCAGCCTTTGGGCGGTAAAGCTCAATTTGGCGGGCAGCGGTTTGGTGAAATGGAGGTTTGGGCATTAGAGGCTTATGGCGCTTCCCATGTTTTGCAGGAAATGCTGACCGTAAAATCTGATGATGTTGCGGGCAGATCGCGCATATACGAAGCTATTGTGAAGGGTGAAAATCCTCCCGAACCGGGCGTGCCCGAATCGTTTAATGTTCTTGTCAAAGAGCTTCAGGCTCTTGGGCTGGATGTTGAATTGGTAGAGAAAGAATAACTTTCAAGTGGAAATATTAATGCCATTGCGTAGGAGACTTTAAGTGGTCGATCCTTTTGCCAAAAATCAGAGGAAGCCGTCGGACATTACAGCTATAAAAGTCCAACTGGCTTCACCGGATGTCATAAGAGAATGGTCTTATGGTGAAGTTACAAAACCTGAAACGATCAATTACAGGTCGTTTAAACCGGAACGAGAGGGCTTGTTTTGCGAAAGAATTTTCGGTCCGGTAAAAGACTGGGAATGTAATTGCGGGAAATACAAACGCATAAGATTCAGAGGTATTGTTTGCGACCGATGCGGCGTTGAGGTTACTCAATCTAAAGTGCGGCGCGAGAGGATGGGACACATTGAACTCGCCGTTCCTGTAACTCATATATGGTATACTCATTCGCTGCCAACCAGAGTTGGCTATCTCCTTCATATGCCCGTCAAAGCGTTGGAAAAGATAATTTATTACCAGTCGTATGTTGTTATTGACCCGGGCAACACTTCGCTGAAATATAAAGAAATAATTTCCGAGGAAGAATGTTTCGAGCTTGAAGATGAGGGCAAAAAATTTGACGCCAGAATGGGAGCTGAAGCTGTTCGGGAGCTTTTACGGAAATTGGATATCGAAGAACTGGCTGTTTCGCTTCGAGCGCAGGTTAAAGTTGAAACCTCCGTACAGCGGAAAAAAGATACGCTTAAAAGACTTAGAGTAATCGAAGCGTTCCGTCAATCCCAAAATAAGCCCGAATGGATGGTAATGGATGTTATTCCGGTTATTCCGCCAGACCTGCGTCCACTGGTTCCTCTTGAGGGAGGCAGGTTTGCCACCTCGGATTTAAATGATTTATATCGGCGGGTTATTAATCGTAATAATCGTCTTAAAAAACTTATCGAAATTAAAGCTCCTGAAGTTATTTTGAGAAACGAAAAGCGAATGCTTCAAGAAGCCGTCGATGCCCTGCTGGATAATGGACGCCGCAGCCGTTCTGTACGCGGCGATTCCAAACGTCCGCTAAAGTCATTGTCCGATTTATTGAAGGGCAAACAGGGCAGATTCCGTCAAAACCTGCTGGGTAAACGAGTCGATTACTCCGGCCGCTCGGTTATCGTGGTTGGCCCCGAATTAAAACTCCACCAGTGCGGGCTGCCAAAAAGCATGGCGCTTGAATTGTTTAAGCCCTTTATTATCCATAAACTCGAAGAAAAAGGGTATGTCCAAACCGTAAAATCAGCTAAACGATTGGTCGAACGGGAACGTCCCGAAGTCTGGGATATCTTGGAGGAAATAATCGAAGATCACCCGATTATGTTAAACCGCGCGCCAACACTTCACCTTCTCGGCATCCAGGCATTTTTCCCAGTACTTGTCGAGGGTAAGGCAATCAGGCTTCACCCGCTTGTTTGCGCCGCTTTCAATGCCGATTTTGACGGCGACCAAATGGCGGTTCATGTGCCTTTGTCATTCGAGGCTCAATTGGAAGCGCGGCTGTTGATGCTGTCGGTTAATAATCTGCTTCTGCCGTCATCCGGCAAACCGGTAGCGGTGCCGTCTCAGGATATCGTTTTAGGATGCTATTATCTTACTAAAGAACGGCATAATGTTAAGGGCGAAGGAAAGATATTCGCCTCCGCGAATAATGTTATTTATGCTCAGTCAATGAAAGAAATAGACTTGCATGCGATAATTAAAGTTCGGATAAACGATGATGATAAAGAACTGTTGGAGACAACGCCCGGTAGAGTAATCTTTAATGAAATTATTCCCGATGAATTAGGCTATTTTAACGAAGCGGCGACTAAGGGAAATTTGGGAGAATTGGTTTTCAAATGTTTTCACAAAGCGGGAATCGCTGTAACTGCGAAATTTTTAGATAAGCTTAAAAAGATTGGCTTCGAATACGCTACTCTGGGTGGAATTACAATCGGTATTGATGATTTAGTCATACCAAAAGAAAAAGAACTTCTGGTTAAAAATACCTATAAAGAAGTTGAAGAAATTACTAAAATGCATAAAAGCGGCGCTATTACACAGGGCGAACGCTATAATAAAGTAATTGACGCATGGACTAGAACAACATCCGCAGTAACCGAGGCGCTATTCGACAATCTTGCTATTCTCAATGAAGGTTTTAATCCTGTATATATGATGTCAAGGTCAGGCGCCAGAGGTTCGAAAGACCAGGTTCGCCAGTTAGCTGGTATGCGCGGATTGATGGCTAAGCCGCAGAAGAAAGTCATTGGTCAGATAGGCGAAATTATTGAAACCCCGATTATTGCTAATTTCCGCGATGGCTTAACGGTGCAGGAATACTTTATTTCAACTCATGGCGCTCGCAAGGGTTTGGCTGATACAGCCCTGAAAACCGCCGATGCCGGTTATCTTACGCGCCGGTTGGTTGATGTTGCCCAGGATGTTATTATCACAGAGGATGATTGCAATACTATATTAGGTCTTAATGTCTCAGCATTAAAAGAGGGCGAAGAGGTTATCGAGTCCCTTGCCGACCGCATCATTG encodes:
- the rpoC gene encoding DNA-directed RNA polymerase subunit beta' encodes the protein MVDPFAKNQRKPSDITAIKVQLASPDVIREWSYGEVTKPETINYRSFKPEREGLFCERIFGPVKDWECNCGKYKRIRFRGIVCDRCGVEVTQSKVRRERMGHIELAVPVTHIWYTHSLPTRVGYLLHMPVKALEKIIYYQSYVVIDPGNTSLKYKEIISEEECFELEDEGKKFDARMGAEAVRELLRKLDIEELAVSLRAQVKVETSVQRKKDTLKRLRVIEAFRQSQNKPEWMVMDVIPVIPPDLRPLVPLEGGRFATSDLNDLYRRVINRNNRLKKLIEIKAPEVILRNEKRMLQEAVDALLDNGRRSRSVRGDSKRPLKSLSDLLKGKQGRFRQNLLGKRVDYSGRSVIVVGPELKLHQCGLPKSMALELFKPFIIHKLEEKGYVQTVKSAKRLVERERPEVWDILEEIIEDHPIMLNRAPTLHLLGIQAFFPVLVEGKAIRLHPLVCAAFNADFDGDQMAVHVPLSFEAQLEARLLMLSVNNLLLPSSGKPVAVPSQDIVLGCYYLTKERHNVKGEGKIFASANNVIYAQSMKEIDLHAIIKVRINDDDKELLETTPGRVIFNEIIPDELGYFNEAATKGNLGELVFKCFHKAGIAVTAKFLDKLKKIGFEYATLGGITIGIDDLVIPKEKELLVKNTYKEVEEITKMHKSGAITQGERYNKVIDAWTRTTSAVTEALFDNLAILNEGFNPVYMMSRSGARGSKDQVRQLAGMRGLMAKPQKKVIGQIGEIIETPIIANFRDGLTVQEYFISTHGARKGLADTALKTADAGYLTRRLVDVAQDVIITEDDCNTILGLNVSALKEGEEVIESLADRIIGRVTLEDVIHPITNEVLVESGDMITEETAKEIEDAGVESVYIRSVLTCEARRGACAKCYGSNMASGNLVEIGESVGVVAAQSIGEPGTQLTLRTFHIGGTAAVIAEQSKIESRHSGKVVIKDVRSVPTREEGCQIVLSSKGEIQIVDEKNRTRQKFSIPYGSTLKVMDGQEIEKGTIIFEWDPHTNYILTDKKGIVEFVDIIENVTYREELDESTGLSARMIIEQKDKSKRPQIRILNENGNRIANYPVPTLANLVIKDGQEVIAGDLLVKIPREIYKTKDITGGLPRVAELFEARHPKDPAVVTEIDGTIEYGKIIRGNQQIIVSAEHEEVKEYLVPHGKHMRVHNADRVDSGDRLCEGPIDPHDILKIKGPNDVQEYLVNEIQEVYRLQGVRINDKHIEVIVRQMLQKVRVEEVGDTNFLEGDQVDKFRFNDENQRVISEGGEPATFTPILMGITKAALSTESFISAASFQETTRVLTEAAINGKQDNLLGLKENVIIGHLIPAGTGLEEYNKIEIEEEEKEEETEKETESTII